The Enterococcus sp. 7F3_DIV0205 genome has a window encoding:
- a CDS encoding PTS lactose/cellobiose transporter subunit IIA codes for MISETDVMQIIVYAGNAKSLAMNAIKEAKGGEIEAAKKMLEESKSNLKIAHQHHTDILQKFANNPEEPANMFLTHAQDHMMAAITATDFSKECIDLHEEIQEMRILIKQNA; via the coding sequence ATGATTTCAGAGACAGATGTAATGCAAATTATTGTGTATGCTGGCAATGCCAAGTCACTGGCAATGAATGCAATCAAGGAAGCAAAAGGTGGAGAAATAGAGGCTGCCAAAAAAATGTTGGAGGAAAGCAAGAGCAATCTGAAAATTGCACACCAGCATCATACAGATATTTTACAGAAATTTGCGAACAATCCAGAAGAACCAGCAAATATGTTTTTGACTCATGCACAAGATCATATGATGGCCGCTATCACAGCAACAGATTTTTCAAAAGAATGTATCGATTTACATGAAGAGATACAAGAAATGCGTATTTTAATTAAACAGAATGCATAA
- a CDS encoding sigma 54-interacting transcriptional regulator — protein sequence MKRIDKVAELLRQYSEKTPVTASEIAEQLNITRANVSSDLNQLVKLGKAEKNGTKPVFFFSTNPKEETETNILDDFIKKSPSLFHCGEQAKAAVLYPPNGMHILLTGETGVGKSMFAELIYTYAVSQNKVKADSNFVTFNCADYANNPQLLVGSIFGVLKGAYTGADSDRTGLLEKANGGILFLDEIHRLPPEGQEMLFTFIDRGVYRRLGETSSERQAQVLLVCATTEDTSSSLLQTFIRRIPMRIEIPSLIERGLEERLGLIATFFQMETKKLGTAIEVSTNTIRALLGYHCPNNVGQLKADIQLLCAKAYAQFIARQEETIKIGSYELPHYIREGLYNNEDRKKIWLLLPNMNARFFLFNEEETTLFLPKDTTNGNDIYQIIEQKMNDMERIGLDFSQTSEIIDTTITNYYRSYDNDSTIDLTNLEQIVGSEIVATANKVCEKASRLLNVYLPDNVRYGLSLHLYNTIQRIKRGQTIINPRISEIKKEYPRHFETAQHCLSVIETDFSIQLPEDEVAFLALFFTTDENKSKKRAKVEVIVVAHGESTATSMATVVNKLLGEQIAVGFDMSLDEKPITALTNIQNYLSSKEQLKDVLLLVDMGSLINFSDELEKKLNIQIRCIELVSTLHVLEASRKASLGYGLNEIFEATINIRGLSTYKKHSEEKRPSKLYILTLCTTGEGSAQMIKKMLSSRLNLRGSACEIVSLQITDQKLLEQTVANLSQSGKIICTIGTFQYPFTAPHFSITDALDETKTEKIQSLIDYEIAFEGMRLNIATMLEYKDGENLILSIREWVETMAAEINPAISYEIKIGLSCHIVCMIDRLKQGKNVSTFPQTLTFKEKYSNEISIVQKNSQFLEAYYAISIPKDEIFYITAFFMSESFI from the coding sequence ATGAAAAGAATCGATAAAGTGGCAGAATTACTACGCCAATATTCTGAAAAAACACCAGTCACAGCAAGTGAAATCGCAGAACAATTAAACATTACACGAGCAAATGTTAGTAGTGACTTAAATCAATTAGTTAAATTAGGCAAAGCAGAAAAAAATGGAACGAAGCCTGTTTTTTTCTTTTCAACTAATCCAAAAGAAGAAACTGAAACGAATATCTTAGATGACTTCATCAAAAAAAGCCCTAGTTTGTTTCACTGTGGTGAACAGGCTAAAGCTGCTGTCTTATACCCGCCAAATGGCATGCATATTTTATTAACTGGCGAAACAGGTGTCGGAAAAAGTATGTTCGCCGAATTGATTTATACTTATGCAGTCTCTCAAAACAAAGTGAAAGCGGATTCTAACTTTGTTACCTTCAATTGTGCTGACTATGCCAACAACCCTCAATTATTGGTCGGCTCTATTTTTGGTGTTCTCAAGGGTGCTTATACAGGTGCAGACAGTGATCGAACTGGCTTATTAGAAAAAGCCAATGGGGGTATCCTATTTCTTGATGAAATTCACCGCCTTCCTCCTGAAGGACAAGAAATGTTGTTTACTTTTATTGACCGCGGCGTTTATCGAAGACTTGGTGAGACCAGTAGTGAAAGACAGGCACAAGTACTACTCGTTTGTGCAACAACGGAAGATACCTCTTCCTCTTTACTACAAACCTTTATTCGTAGAATTCCAATGAGAATCGAAATCCCAAGCTTAATTGAACGAGGACTAGAAGAACGACTAGGCTTGATTGCAACGTTTTTCCAAATGGAGACTAAAAAATTAGGGACAGCGATAGAAGTTTCCACCAATACGATTCGAGCATTATTAGGCTATCATTGTCCAAATAATGTAGGTCAACTAAAAGCAGATATTCAGTTGCTTTGTGCAAAAGCTTATGCGCAATTTATTGCTCGACAAGAAGAAACTATTAAAATAGGTAGTTATGAATTACCACATTATATCCGTGAAGGTCTTTACAACAATGAAGACCGAAAAAAAATATGGTTACTTTTACCAAATATGAATGCTCGATTTTTTCTTTTTAATGAAGAAGAAACCACTCTTTTTTTACCTAAAGATACGACGAACGGAAATGATATCTACCAAATCATTGAACAAAAAATGAATGATATGGAACGAATCGGTCTTGATTTTTCCCAAACTTCTGAGATTATCGATACCACGATCACTAATTACTATCGTTCATATGATAATGATTCAACAATCGATTTAACTAATTTAGAACAAATAGTCGGATCAGAAATTGTGGCAACTGCTAATAAAGTCTGTGAAAAAGCCTCTCGATTATTGAATGTTTATCTACCTGATAATGTTCGTTATGGACTCTCTCTTCATCTATATAACACGATTCAGAGAATAAAAAGAGGTCAAACTATCATTAACCCAAGAATCTCTGAGATAAAAAAAGAATATCCTAGACATTTTGAAACAGCACAGCATTGTCTTTCGGTTATTGAGACTGATTTTAGTATTCAACTACCTGAAGATGAAGTTGCCTTTCTTGCATTATTTTTTACAACCGATGAAAATAAAAGTAAAAAAAGAGCGAAGGTCGAAGTCATTGTTGTGGCTCATGGTGAATCCACGGCAACCAGTATGGCGACAGTCGTTAATAAGCTATTGGGTGAACAAATAGCTGTAGGTTTTGATATGAGTCTTGACGAGAAACCGATTACCGCTTTGACCAATATACAAAATTATCTTTCTTCAAAAGAGCAGTTAAAAGACGTTCTTTTACTAGTAGACATGGGCTCTTTGATTAATTTCAGTGATGAATTAGAGAAAAAATTAAATATTCAAATCCGTTGTATTGAATTAGTTAGTACACTTCATGTCTTAGAAGCAAGTAGAAAAGCCTCACTTGGCTATGGACTAAATGAAATATTTGAAGCAACTATAAATATCAGAGGACTTTCTACTTATAAAAAACATTCAGAAGAAAAAAGACCGTCGAAATTATATATACTCACTTTATGCACTACTGGAGAAGGATCGGCTCAAATGATCAAAAAAATGCTAAGTAGCCGTTTGAATTTGAGAGGTTCTGCTTGTGAAATTGTATCTTTACAAATCACAGATCAAAAATTACTTGAACAAACTGTCGCAAACTTAAGCCAATCTGGAAAAATAATCTGTACGATCGGTACGTTTCAATATCCTTTCACTGCACCGCATTTCTCAATTACTGATGCACTAGACGAAACAAAAACAGAAAAAATCCAATCACTTATCGATTATGAAATCGCCTTTGAAGGCATGCGTCTAAATATTGCAACTATGTTGGAATATAAAGATGGTGAGAATTTGATTCTATCGATTCGAGAATGGGTGGAAACGATGGCGGCAGAAATCAATCCGGCTATCTCTTATGAAATAAAAATTGGATTGTCTTGTCATATCGTTTGTATGATCGATCGTTTAAAACAAGGAAAAAATGTCAGTACTTTCCCGCAAACTTTAACGTTTAAGGAAAAATATTCAAATGAAATTTCTATTGTTCAAAAAAATAGTCAATTTTTAGAAGCTTACTATGCCATTTCTATTCCTAAAGATGAAATCTTTTATATCACTGCTTTTTTTATGAGCGAATCGTTTATTTGA
- a CDS encoding MFS transporter, translated as MEETGILEEQVEIETKAGLRSAYAVAFTCMIAFMGIGLVDPILKTIARQLDATPAQTTLLFTSYMLVTGVMMLFTGFISSRIGAKKTLIFGLIIIIGFSCLAGFSETIEGLIYLRAGWGLGNALFISTALSAIVGVLAGQTEKAIIMYEASMGLGMAIGPLLGGVLGSMSWRMPFFGVATLMLIASFAIGLLLTPIAKPKKKVTLWAGIKALGNHKLRSVGIIALLYNFGFFTLLAYAPFLLEGFSEMQIGFVFFGWGALLAVASVFIAPILEKQINTYRTILLALFLFFACLFFIGFSAQKPGLVAAGVIMAGFFQGLINTLLTTIAMEIPEIERSVASSSYSFIRFFGGAIAPFIAGKLAEIWNTSIPFYFAAFMVLIGLVFVVVHNQYFATEEEYE; from the coding sequence ATGGAAGAAACAGGTATTTTAGAGGAACAAGTGGAGATAGAAACTAAGGCGGGTTTGCGATCGGCATATGCAGTGGCATTTACATGTATGATTGCATTTATGGGAATTGGTTTAGTTGATCCTATTTTGAAAACAATTGCTAGACAATTAGATGCAACGCCAGCTCAAACAACTTTATTGTTTACGAGCTACATGTTGGTGACAGGAGTCATGATGTTGTTTACTGGTTTTATTTCTAGTCGAATAGGTGCAAAGAAAACATTGATTTTTGGACTTATTATCATTATAGGATTTTCATGTTTAGCTGGTTTTTCTGAAACAATTGAAGGACTGATTTATTTACGTGCGGGCTGGGGTTTAGGAAATGCTTTATTTATTTCAACTGCTTTATCAGCTATTGTGGGTGTGTTAGCCGGGCAAACAGAGAAAGCAATTATTATGTACGAAGCATCTATGGGACTTGGAATGGCTATTGGTCCGTTGCTTGGTGGTGTATTAGGAAGCATGTCTTGGCGTATGCCATTTTTTGGTGTAGCTACTTTGATGCTTATTGCAAGCTTTGCGATTGGTCTTTTATTGACTCCTATCGCTAAACCAAAGAAAAAAGTTACTCTTTGGGCAGGGATCAAAGCTTTAGGTAATCATAAATTACGTTCAGTTGGCATTATTGCACTACTATATAATTTTGGTTTCTTTACCTTATTAGCATATGCACCATTTTTACTGGAAGGATTTTCTGAAATGCAAATTGGATTTGTCTTTTTTGGTTGGGGCGCATTATTAGCTGTTGCATCGGTATTCATTGCACCTATTTTAGAAAAACAGATCAATACGTATCGTACGATTTTACTTGCATTATTTTTATTCTTTGCGTGTTTGTTCTTTATTGGCTTCAGCGCCCAAAAACCTGGATTGGTTGCAGCAGGCGTTATCATGGCAGGCTTTTTCCAAGGTCTGATCAATACACTTTTGACAACGATTGCTATGGAGATACCTGAGATCGAAAGAAGTGTAGCATCATCTTCTTATAGTTTTATTCGTTTTTTTGGCGGAGCGATTGCGCCATTTATTGCTGGTAAGCTAGCGGAAATTTGGAATACAAGTATACCCTTTTATTTTGCTGCCTTTATGGTTCTAATAGGTCTTGTATTTGTGGTCGTTCATAATCAATATTTTGCTACAGAAGAAGAGTATGAATAG
- a CDS encoding PadR family transcriptional regulator — MNTLSYILLCMLVRKPCTGYELKQYLALFWEAHHSQIYTSLAKLLKDEYVSVETDDTHTQKKIYHLTKKGEEVVNLWIQEETKEPSQKDEFLAKIYVASILDKHTVKGLLFERRQHQLKILKQNQEKQEQIEQLSDPVEQNRNFGRFLVIQRRIRICEEELRWCQWAEEQVEQLFSKKLSI; from the coding sequence ATGAATACTCTTAGTTATATTTTACTTTGTATGTTAGTTAGAAAACCTTGTACTGGTTATGAATTAAAGCAATACCTTGCTCTTTTTTGGGAAGCCCATCACAGTCAAATTTACACTTCTCTGGCGAAACTTTTAAAAGACGAATATGTATCGGTAGAAACTGATGACACACATACTCAAAAAAAGATTTATCATTTGACCAAAAAAGGAGAAGAAGTTGTTAATCTCTGGATTCAAGAAGAAACCAAGGAGCCCTCTCAAAAAGACGAATTTCTAGCTAAAATCTATGTTGCTTCTATTCTAGATAAACACACAGTCAAAGGGCTACTTTTTGAAAGAAGACAGCATCAGCTGAAAATTTTAAAGCAAAACCAAGAAAAGCAAGAACAAATAGAACAGTTGAGTGATCCTGTTGAACAGAACAGAAACTTTGGGCGTTTCCTTGTCATCCAAAGAAGAATACGTATTTGTGAAGAAGAACTGAGATGGTGTCAATGGGCGGAAGAACAGGTGGAACAACTATTCTCAAAAAAGCTTAGTATCTGA
- a CDS encoding bacterial Ig-like domain-containing protein, whose product MRKIRVYCLFILLVGYISPIIVSAEEINEYKLDESAEQHIENSSEKFSTYDNEAEEVMPQKESTLDTSRSVPEVSNEIKEEKSGKVIVASGMFGTSKWQIDNSGALHIGSGDFINTRNSSPWFPYRNQINKIVFDGPVKASNNSSNLFSNLDRVVEFENLGEFDTSNVTLMRDMFSNTSSLVSLDLSHFDTSRVIDMGFMFSYASSLTNLNLSSFNTSNVVYMRSMFFGTQNIDHLDLSNFDTGHVEDMSGMFMRSGVKNFDISRFDTSNATDMSGMFSGLDLDGLDLSHFDTSQVTNMSAMFGWSQITNLNVSSFETAQVKNMDEMFTGTQIDSVDLSSFYINNVKNMNNMFSGSQINSIDISNFDTSKVVYMYEMFARMSELKHINLGENFQFKDGVTLPSPSNILPYYGKWQRDHEGIVYTSEELANQYDGLTMKGNYYWAEKRPKLEVRDSTIYTGDEWNPRNNFISAADEEGNTLSFDPAMTTDTVNTEFPGTYEVTYTNNSVSKTIIVTVKKNLETIEAEDTIIYVNDRWEAKDSFLSATNRDGESIEFNANMTADTVNTTIPGTYPVTYKNGRSSKTIEVIVKENKESIYAKDSLIYVGDNWEGYDSFVSATDKDGNELSYNDSMLSGEVDTKVPGIYNVDYTNGEATIKITVTVKDNLASIQANDSTIHVGDNWHAEDNFKGATDKAGNQLSIKDITVTGKVDTSKAGKYEITYAYDQVSLTIFVFVEENNDQSSIDKNNFGDKMDNNLKNENSTKKNTNHVLPKTGEQVHMLSIVFGLFISMLSVIMLKIRKKVL is encoded by the coding sequence ATGAGGAAAATAAGAGTTTATTGTTTATTTATCTTGCTAGTTGGCTATATTAGTCCAATCATTGTAAGCGCCGAAGAGATCAACGAGTATAAACTAGATGAATCTGCAGAACAACACATAGAAAACAGTTCAGAAAAATTCAGTACATACGATAATGAAGCAGAAGAAGTTATGCCTCAGAAAGAGAGTACATTAGATACTTCAAGAAGTGTGCCTGAAGTATCTAATGAAATAAAAGAAGAAAAAAGTGGGAAAGTAATTGTTGCCTCAGGAATGTTCGGAACGAGTAAATGGCAAATAGATAATTCTGGAGCTTTACATATAGGTAGTGGTGACTTTATAAATACTAGAAATAGTTCACCTTGGTTTCCATATAGAAATCAAATTAATAAAATAGTTTTTGATGGACCTGTGAAAGCTAGCAACAATTCCTCAAATCTTTTTTCTAATTTAGATCGAGTTGTCGAATTTGAGAATCTTGGTGAGTTTGATACAAGTAATGTTACTCTAATGCGAGATATGTTTTCAAATACAAGTAGCTTAGTAAGTTTAGATTTATCTCATTTTGATACAAGCCGAGTAATTGATATGGGATTCATGTTTTCTTACGCAAGCAGTTTAACAAACTTAAATTTATCAAGTTTTAATACAAGCAATGTAGTTTATATGAGAAGTATGTTCTTTGGGACGCAAAATATAGATCATTTAGATTTATCAAACTTTGACACAGGTCATGTAGAAGATATGAGTGGTATGTTTATGAGAAGTGGAGTAAAAAACTTCGATATCAGTCGTTTTGATACAAGTAATGCAACAGACATGAGTGGTATGTTTAGTGGTCTTGATTTGGATGGTTTAGATCTATCTCATTTTGATACAAGCCAAGTGACAAACATGTCAGCTATGTTTGGCTGGAGTCAAATAACGAACTTAAATGTTTCTAGCTTTGAAACAGCTCAAGTCAAAAACATGGATGAAATGTTTACAGGGACTCAAATAGATAGTGTAGACTTATCCAGTTTTTATATAAATAATGTGAAGAATATGAATAATATGTTTAGTGGTAGCCAAATAAATAGTATCGATATATCTAATTTTGATACAAGTAAGGTAGTTTATATGTATGAAATGTTTGCACGTATGAGTGAACTTAAACATATCAATCTTGGCGAAAATTTTCAATTTAAAGATGGAGTAACATTACCTTCTCCAAGTAATATTTTACCTTATTATGGAAAGTGGCAACGAGATCATGAAGGAATAGTCTATACATCAGAAGAATTAGCAAATCAATATGATGGTTTAACAATGAAGGGAAATTATTATTGGGCAGAAAAACGGCCCAAGTTAGAAGTCAGAGACTCTACAATTTATACGGGAGACGAATGGAATCCACGAAATAATTTTATTTCAGCTGCTGATGAAGAGGGGAATACCCTTTCATTTGATCCAGCTATGACTACTGATACTGTAAATACTGAGTTCCCAGGAACCTATGAAGTTACGTATACAAATAACAGTGTGTCTAAAACAATCATAGTGACTGTAAAAAAAAATCTAGAAACGATCGAGGCTGAAGATACTATCATTTATGTTAATGATAGGTGGGAAGCAAAAGATAGTTTTCTCTCAGCTACTAATAGAGATGGAGAGAGTATTGAGTTTAATGCTAATATGACTGCAGATACTGTGAATACTACTATTCCTGGAACGTATCCTGTAACTTATAAAAATGGAAGATCATCAAAAACAATTGAAGTGATTGTAAAAGAAAATAAAGAAAGTATTTATGCTAAAGATTCTCTTATTTATGTTGGAGATAACTGGGAAGGGTATGACAGTTTTGTATCAGCAACTGATAAGGATGGAAATGAATTATCTTATAATGATTCCATGCTATCTGGAGAAGTAGATACTAAAGTACCAGGGATATATAATGTTGATTATACTAATGGTGAAGCTACAATTAAAATAACGGTCACTGTCAAAGATAACCTAGCTAGTATTCAGGCTAACGACTCAACTATTCATGTTGGTGACAATTGGCATGCAGAAGACAATTTCAAAGGGGCAACAGATAAAGCGGGGAATCAGCTAAGTATCAAAGATATAACCGTTACTGGAAAAGTCGATACCTCAAAAGCAGGTAAGTATGAAATAACATATGCTTATGATCAAGTTTCGTTGACCATTTTTGTGTTTGTTGAGGAAAATAATGATCAGAGCAGCATTGACAAGAATAACTTCGGAGATAAAATGGATAACAATTTAAAAAATGAAAATAGTACTAAAAAGAATACTAATCATGTACTTCCTAAAACAGGCGAGCAAGTCCATATGTTGTCTATAGTATTTGGTCTATTTATTTCTATGTTATCTGTTATCATGTTGAAAATAAGAAAAAAAGTTTTATAG
- a CDS encoding HAMP domain-containing sensor histidine kinase, with protein sequence MKKATKKELKGPSLTIKWASASSFFIFVVFTIFAVITYKSSVNLIVEKERENVERTVAEVGNRLANAAENLTISDVYEKLKTPSVNENDLDSKKLSVEGSLMEMDSMISELGQPALFLSVYDTKGTLIFETQKAQNQLLKKEKQSAEIKTMGDKTGFLMIQPVRSKDNREIVGYIQAFYELSSFYDIRNRLLLTLFVLEIISLILSSILGFILSSYFLKPLKVLRDTMDTIRRDPQSDIHMPDIHSNDELADLAEIFNEMLDRMRRYIEQQEQFVEDVSHELRTPVAIIEGHLSLLNRWGKEDPEVLDESLEASLQEIVRMKSLVQEMLDLSRAEQVDVQYSNHTSNAKQVVYQVFNNFKILYPDFVITLDDDLLHEVTLGIYRNHFEQLLIIILDNAVKYSTTRKEVHISISKTLNEFEIAIQDFGEGIPEEDLEKIFNRFYRVDKARARNKGGNGLGLSIAKQLVENYKGRIDAESVVHQGTIFRIYIPIVDKGEIVE encoded by the coding sequence ATGAAAAAAGCAACAAAAAAAGAACTGAAGGGGCCTTCTTTGACAATCAAGTGGGCTTCTGCAAGTTCTTTCTTCATATTTGTTGTATTCACTATATTCGCTGTGATTACTTATAAATCATCCGTTAATTTGATTGTTGAAAAAGAACGTGAAAATGTAGAAAGAACGGTCGCTGAAGTAGGCAACCGATTAGCTAATGCAGCAGAAAATTTGACGATCTCAGATGTTTATGAAAAATTAAAGACCCCAAGTGTTAATGAGAATGACCTGGACAGCAAAAAACTTTCTGTAGAAGGATCATTGATGGAAATGGATAGCATGATTTCTGAATTAGGGCAACCTGCCTTATTCCTTTCGGTCTATGATACGAAAGGAACACTGATATTTGAAACACAGAAAGCGCAAAATCAGTTGCTAAAAAAAGAAAAACAATCTGCTGAGATTAAAACAATGGGGGATAAGACGGGTTTTTTGATGATTCAGCCTGTTCGTTCAAAAGATAATAGAGAGATCGTCGGGTATATCCAAGCATTTTATGAGTTATCTTCTTTTTACGATATTAGAAATCGTTTATTGTTGACATTGTTTGTACTAGAAATAATCTCATTGATTTTAAGCAGTATTCTAGGTTTTATCCTATCATCATACTTTTTAAAACCATTGAAAGTGTTAAGGGACACAATGGATACTATTAGAAGAGATCCTCAATCAGATATTCATATGCCGGATATTCATTCAAATGATGAGTTAGCGGATCTCGCAGAAATCTTTAATGAAATGTTAGATCGGATGAGACGCTATATTGAACAACAAGAGCAGTTTGTAGAAGACGTATCTCATGAATTGCGTACACCAGTTGCAATTATTGAAGGTCATTTGAGTTTGCTGAATCGTTGGGGGAAAGAAGACCCAGAAGTTTTGGATGAATCTTTAGAAGCCAGTTTGCAAGAAATAGTTCGTATGAAGAGCTTAGTTCAAGAAATGTTGGACCTATCCCGGGCGGAACAAGTAGACGTTCAGTATTCAAACCACACATCAAATGCGAAGCAAGTAGTGTACCAAGTGTTCAATAACTTTAAAATACTATATCCAGATTTTGTTATCACTTTAGATGACGACTTATTGCACGAAGTAACTTTAGGTATTTATCGTAATCATTTTGAACAACTGCTGATTATCATTTTAGATAATGCGGTGAAATATTCAACAACACGGAAAGAAGTCCATATTTCTATTTCGAAAACGTTGAATGAGTTTGAAATTGCTATTCAAGATTTTGGTGAAGGGATACCAGAAGAAGACTTGGAGAAAATATTTAATCGCTTTTATCGCGTTGACAAAGCGCGCGCTCGTAATAAAGGTGGGAATGGCCTGGGGCTGTCGATCGCCAAGCAACTAGTAGAGAACTACAAAGGAAGAATAGATGCCGAAAGTGTTGTCCATCAAGGCACGATATTCCGAATTTATATTCCAATAGTAGATAAAGGTGAAATAGTAGAGTAG
- a CDS encoding response regulator transcription factor: MSNILIIEDEKNLARFVELELKHEGYTTEVHYNGRTGLEAALNNDWDAILLDLMLPELNGLEVCRRVRQVKNTPIIMMTARDSVIDRVSGLDHGADDYIVKPFAIEELLARLRALLRRIDIEGDKNVAKQTTITYRDLTIEKENRVVRRNSEMIELTKREYELLLTLMENVNVVLARDVLLNKVWGYETEVETNVVDVYIRYLRNKIDVPGEESYIQTVRGTGYVMRS; this comes from the coding sequence ATGAGTAATATTCTAATTATTGAAGATGAAAAGAACTTAGCGCGTTTTGTAGAGTTGGAGCTGAAACATGAGGGTTACACGACAGAGGTTCACTACAATGGACGTACTGGTTTAGAAGCGGCTTTAAATAATGATTGGGATGCTATCCTTTTAGATTTGATGTTGCCTGAATTGAATGGACTTGAAGTTTGTCGCCGTGTACGCCAAGTGAAAAACACACCGATTATTATGATGACCGCACGTGATTCTGTAATTGATCGTGTCTCTGGCTTAGATCATGGAGCAGACGACTACATTGTTAAACCATTTGCTATTGAAGAATTATTAGCGCGTTTACGCGCATTGCTTCGCCGAATCGATATCGAAGGTGACAAAAATGTAGCGAAGCAAACCACGATCACATACCGTGATTTAACAATCGAAAAAGAAAACCGCGTTGTGCGCCGCAATTCAGAGATGATCGAATTGACAAAGCGCGAATATGAATTACTTCTAACTTTAATGGAAAATGTAAATGTTGTCCTAGCCCGTGATGTACTATTAAATAAAGTCTGGGGTTACGAAACAGAAGTCGAAACAAACGTTGTCGATGTCTATATCCGTTATCTGCGTAATAAAATTGATGTTCCAGGCGAGGAGAGTTACATTCAAACTGTTCGTGGAACAGGTTATGTGATGCGCTCGTGA
- the gndA gene encoding NADP-dependent phosphogluconate dehydrogenase, with amino-acid sequence MTKQQFGVVGMAVMGKNLALNIESRGYSVALFNRTGSKTTDVVEEHPNKNFKATYTIEEFVDSIEKPRRIMLMVQAGFATDATIQELLPHLDKGDILIDGGNTFFKDTIRRNEELANSGINFIGTGVSGGEEGALKGPSIMPGGQKEAYELVAPILEKISAKAEDGEPCVTYIGPNGAGHYVKMVHNGIEYGDMQLIAESYDLMKNILGVSVDEMAEIFNEWNQGELDSYLVEITADILTRKDDEGTGKPIVDVIMDAAGNKGTGKWTSQSALDLGVPLPLITESVFARFISAYKEERVKASKVLAKPEAPAYQGDKKELIEKIREALYFSKIMSYAQGFAQLRVASEDYEWDLPFGQIAKIWRAGCIIRAQFLQKITDAYDKNPTIENLLLDEYFIDITKKYQQSVRDVVSIAVQAGVPVPTFASAIAYYDSYRSERLPANLIQAQRDYFGAHTYQRTDKEGTYHYSWYNEE; translated from the coding sequence ATGACAAAACAACAATTTGGCGTAGTCGGAATGGCCGTAATGGGGAAAAATTTAGCCCTAAATATCGAGAGTAGAGGATATTCAGTTGCTCTATTTAATCGTACAGGTTCAAAAACAACGGATGTCGTTGAAGAACATCCAAATAAAAATTTTAAAGCGACTTATACAATTGAAGAGTTTGTAGACTCTATTGAGAAACCTCGCCGTATTATGTTGATGGTTCAAGCTGGTTTTGCAACAGATGCGACGATTCAAGAATTATTGCCTCATTTAGATAAAGGGGATATTTTGATCGACGGCGGGAATACATTCTTTAAAGATACAATTCGTAGAAATGAAGAATTAGCTAATTCAGGAATCAATTTTATCGGAACGGGTGTTTCAGGCGGTGAAGAAGGTGCGCTTAAAGGACCTTCAATCATGCCGGGTGGTCAAAAAGAAGCGTATGAATTAGTAGCGCCAATTTTAGAAAAAATTTCAGCGAAAGCCGAAGATGGTGAACCTTGCGTTACTTACATTGGTCCAAATGGTGCGGGGCATTATGTTAAAATGGTACACAATGGAATCGAATACGGTGATATGCAGCTGATTGCTGAGTCTTATGACTTAATGAAAAATATCCTTGGTGTTTCCGTTGATGAGATGGCTGAGATTTTCAATGAATGGAACCAAGGCGAATTAGATAGTTACCTTGTAGAAATCACAGCAGATATTTTAACACGCAAAGATGATGAAGGAACTGGCAAACCAATCGTTGACGTGATTATGGATGCAGCTGGTAATAAAGGAACTGGTAAATGGACAAGTCAAAGTGCATTAGATTTAGGTGTCCCATTACCACTGATTACAGAATCTGTATTTGCTCGTTTCATATCTGCATATAAAGAGGAACGGGTAAAAGCAAGTAAAGTATTGGCAAAACCCGAAGCTCCTGCTTATCAAGGCGATAAAAAGGAATTGATCGAAAAAATTCGTGAAGCTCTTTATTTTAGTAAAATCATGAGTTACGCGCAAGGTTTTGCACAATTACGTGTTGCATCTGAAGATTACGAATGGGATTTACCGTTCGGTCAAATCGCTAAAATCTGGCGCGCAGGTTGTATCATCCGTGCTCAATTTTTACAAAAAATCACAGATGCATACGATAAAAATCCGACAATCGAAAACTTATTATTAGATGAGTACTTTATTGATATTACGAAAAAATATCAACAGTCTGTTCGTGATGTGGTATCGATCGCTGTTCAAGCCGGTGTACCAGTTCCAACATTCGCTTCAGCGATTGCTTATTATGACTCTTATCGTTCAGAGCGTTTGCCAGCAAACTTGATTCAAGCTCAAAGAGATTATTTTGGTGCTCATACGTATCAACGTACTGATAAAGAAGGCACTTACCACTATAGTTGGTATAACGAAGAATAA